Within Streptomyces antibioticus, the genomic segment CCCCCGTCGGCGGCGACGGCGTAGCGGGCGCGCACCGGCGCACCGGTGGCGAAGTGCGCCGTCACGCCCTCCGGGTCCTGCTCGATCCGCACCAGTTCGTGGCCGAAGAGCACCTCGCCGCCCAGCTCCGCCAGCCGGGCCCGCAGGATCTCCTGGTTGCGCCACTGCGGGACCATCCAGGGTGCGGTGAAGCGCGAGCCCTCCTCGCCGTCCTCCGCCGGGTCGAACATCCGGTGTTCCCCGGCCTGCCGGCCGTCCTGCCAGATCATGCCGACCGGGTAGGGCCCGCCGGCGGCGAGAATCTCGTCGAGGACGCCCAGATCCTCGTAGACCTCCATCGTGCGGGGCTGGATGCCCTTGCCGCGGGAGCCGGGGGCCAGGGTCTCGCCCCGCTCCACCACCACCGCGTCCACCCCGCGCCGGGCCAGGTCGATGCCGAGGGCGAGGCCGGTGGGGCCCGCGCCGACGACGAGTACGTCCGTGTGCACTGTCATCCCTCTCTCCTTAACGCTGTTAAGTGCCGTCCCTCCCGAGCGTGCCCTTAACGGCGTTAAACTGTCAAGTGTGACCACCGGACGACGAGCCCCCCTCGACCGCAAGCGCGTCGCGGACACCGCCCTGGCCCTGCTGAACGAGACCGGCCTGGACGGGCTGACCCTGCGCGCCATCGCCAAGGAACTCGATGTGAAGGCGCCCGCCCTGTACTGGCACTTCAAGGACAAGCAGGCGCTGCTCGACGAGATGGCGACCGAGATGTACCGGCGGATGGTCGCCAGGACCCGGCTCGACCCCGGCGACACCTGGCAGGAGCGGCTGCGCAAGGCCAACCACGGGCTGCGGGACGCGCTGCTCGCCTACCGGGACGGCGCGAAGGTGTTCAGCGGCTCACGCTTCACCGGCACCGAGCACGCCCACGCGATGGAGGAGACGCTGCGGCTGTTCACGGCGGCCGGCTTCACCCTCGGCCAGGCCGTCCGGGCGACGACGACGGCGTTCACGTACACCATCGGGTTCGTCGTCGAGGAGCAGGGCGTGCAGCCGCTGCCGGACGAGCGGCGCGAGGGCTACGACGTGGCGGAACGCGCCCGGCTGTTCGCGGATTTCCCGCTCACGGCCCGTGCGGGCGCGGAGATCTTCACCGACTACGGCACGCATTTCGAGGAAGGTCTGGACATCGTCGTCGCGGGAATCGGGGCGCGCTACGGAATTTCCTGAGAGGAGCCTCTCGCGTATTACCGTCGATTCACCGGGAATTCACCCCCGCGGCGCCGCCAGCGCCTTCCGCATCCGCGGAGTCAGCCGTTCCTCGACCATCTTGTTCAGCACCCGCGCCAGCACCAGCATCGAGACGACCGTCAGCGCGAAGGTCGCGGCCGACGGCACCCCGAGCCGCCGGTGCAGGGTCTCCACGACGACCCAGCCCAGATGCTCGTGCACCAGGTAGAACGGGTACGTGAGGGCCCCGGCAGCCGTCAGCCAACGCCAGTTCACCCGCTCCAGCAGGCCCAGCGCGATGGCCGCGACGGCGGCGAACCCGAGGGCGACCACCGCGACGATGCCGAAGCTCGTGCGGTGGGCGAAGGCGTCCGGGTCGGCGGCGTTCCACAGCTCGCGCACCGCGTAGTGCTGGCCGACCAGGAAGCCCACCGCGGTGATCCCCCAGGCGTACGGGTCACGGCGGTCGCGGTGCACCAGGTACAGGCCGACCCCGCCGACGAAGAACGGCGCGTACTGCGGCATCAGCACGAGGTCGAGCACCGGCTGCCGCGCGCCCTGCGCGACCGCCGCCGCCAGGATCCAGCCCGCGCAGAACACGAGCACCCGGCGCCGGGTCGCGCCCGGCAGCACCACGCACACCGCGAACAGGGCGTAGAACCGCACCTCCGCCCAGAGCGTCCAGTCCACGCCGAGCACCCGGTCCACGCCCAGCGGCTGCTGAAGCAGGGTCAGGTTCACCAGGGCGTCGCTCGGTGAGACCGCCTCGTAGGCGACGACGGGCAGCGCGAAGACAGCGGTGACCAGGACGACCGCGACCCAGTAGGCGGGCATCAGCCGGGCCGCGCGGGAGGCGAGGAAGGAGCGCGGCGAACGGCCCCAGCCGCTCATGCAGATGACGAACCCGCTGATCACGAAGAAGATCTGGACGCCGAGACAGCCGTAGGCGAACGGCGTGTGCAGGACCGGGAACACCCGGTCCGGCGAGGCGCCCCAGGCGTGGGTGATCTCGCCGCCCCGGCCGCCGTAGTGGTAGCAGGCCACCATCAGCGCGGCCAGCAGCCGCAGTCCGTCCAGGGCGCGCAGCCGGCCGCCGGGTGGCGCCGCCTGCGGGGGAGCGGCGGCAGCGGGGCTCTCCTGTGCCGTGTTCACGACCGTCTGTGTCACGCCGGTGTACCTCGGGATTCGCCTGGGTGCCGTCCATGCGGACTCTATGACTTCACCCGCGAAACTCCTGTTCGACGCCATCAGCATTCGCCGCCCTGTTCCAAGGGGTTCATCTGGGCGTCGTTTTGCTTTCTTACGTTCTTTCGGCCTCCCCTCGACGCGCATCCATCACGTGTCTTTTCATATGCAGTTTCAACGCCAGGAGAACCATGACGAGGGTCCGAACGCTGGACGAAGCCCTGCGAGCGTGCTCGGCGCACAGCGGCAAGCTGGTCGGCAGCCTCGACCCCCGCCGCCTCGCGCTCGCCGAGGCGCTGCGCCGGCTGCTCGCCCTGTGGGCGGCCCAGGAGCGGACCGCCCCGCCGGTCACCGCCACCGGCATCCTGCGGCGCACCAAGGCGGCCGCCTCGGGCGCCTCCGGATCGGGCGCCCTCGGCAACGACGTCCTCGACGCCCTGCTCGCCGTCGGCGACAAGGCGGTCGTCTGCGGCTACGACGACGAACTGCGGCTGGCCGAGCTGATCACCGAGACGATCCTCCAGCAGCGCCGCAACTCCCGCGCAGGCCAGCGGCTGCGCGGCCGGGTCCTGGAGGCCCTGGGCCGTCCCGAGGACGCCGCCGACGCCTACGAGCGCTATCTCGACCTCACCAAGGAGGACGGCTTCGGCGTCCGCGCCCGCGTCGACGGCATCCACGCCGCCACCAAGGCCCGCGCCGAACTGCTCACCCTCCTGGAGGCCACCGCCCCCGGCTCCGACCGCTTCTCCGACGGCCCCGCCACCGACGTCTGGGCCGACGGGCTCGCCGCGCACACCGCGGGCGACCACGACGGCGCGCGGGCCCGGCTGGTCGGCGCGCTGCGCGCCATGGACCGGCAGGGCGCCCCCGAGGGCGAGATCCTGGAGGCGTTCGCCCAGTACCTGGACCTCGCCACCGCCGAACAGCCCCGGCCCACCGCCGAACTCACCCAGGCCCTCGCCCGGTACGCCGACACCCGCCGCAACCGGATGCGCGGCCCGGTCCCCGACCCCCTCTTCGGCGGGGTGCAGTGGCTGAGCCTCGGCGAGTTCCGCAACCGGATCGCCGGAAAGTCGGTCTGCCTGATCGCCAACTCCGGCAGCATCGCCGAGAGTTCGCTCGGCTCCGAGATCGACGCCTACGACCTCGTGGTCCGCTTCAACTCGTACCGCATCGACCCGGCGCACACGGGCCGGAAGACCGACATCCACGTCACCATCCACAAGCACGCCTACAACTGGGAGCAGCCGGTCGACACCCGGCTCGTGTTCGGCGGCAACTCGCCCGACTGGAAGTACTCGGTCCGCAACAAGCTGGTCCCGGGCGCCCAGCGTCACGTCAACGACGAGTCGCTGCGCTGGCCGGTGCGCGCCCTCGGCGGCGCGAGCACCGACCATCTCACCGGCATCCCCACCTCCGGCTTCAACATGCTCTGGCTGCTCGACTTCCTCGACGTCAGCCCCACCCTCGACCTGATCGGCTTCGACTTCTACGAGAGCGGCGCCTACCGCCTCCCCGAGGCGATGAAGCTGGCCATCACCAACGTGCACGCATACGGCAGCGAGAAGGCGTGGGTCATGGAACGGGCCCAGAGCGTCTCCGACTTGAGGATTTCCCTGCGTTGACCACCTCCATACCGACCCCCGCGCCCCACACCGCCGACGCCACGGCCCCGGCCGCCCCCGTCGCCGACGCGAGCGCGCTCACCGGCAAGCGCCGGATCGCCTTCGCGAGCTTCGTCGACGAGAACTACCTGCCCGGCTTCCTCGCCCTGCTGCGCTCCCTCGCGCTGTCCAACCCGGACGTCTGCGAGGACTTCGTCGTCCTCCACGACGGGCTGCGCCCCGCCTCCGTCGCCGCCGTCCGCGCCCTGCACCCGCGCGTGAAGTTCCGTCGTGTGAACGCCGCCCACTACGACTCCTACGTCAAGGGCGACCAGGACAACTACCTGGTCCGCAAGGCGTACTTCATCCTCGACGTCTTCCGGATCCGCGACTACGACACCGTGATCACCCTGGACACCGACATGGTGGTCCTCGGCCCGATCACCGAACTCCTCACCCTGCGCCACGGCCTCGCCGCCGTCCCGCAGTTCTTCTACGGCGACAAGACCCGGATGCTCAACAGCGGGCTCCTCGTCATCCAGAAGGAGTATCTGACCGACGCGTTCTGCGCGAAGATCGACGCGATCGGCCGGGCCGGCACCTACGAGCTGGACAAGCACGACCAGGGCATCCTGAACGCTCTCCTGGACGGCGACTTCGTCGACCTCGACCCCCGGTACAACTTCGTCAAGCGCCGGCTCTCCGGCGACCTCCCGGTCCCCGAGGACACCGCCGTCCTGCACTTCACCGGCCGCCACAAGCCCTGGCAGGGCGGCGAGGCCGGCTACGGGCTCGCGCAGGAGCGCTGGGCCGCCTTCGAGCTGACCGACGCCGAACTCCACGCCGCCTACCTGGAGTCCGGCGACACCCTCCACCACGACCTGCTGGTGCACTACGGCACCCCGCACGTCGCACGCACCGGAGACGTCGACACCGCCCGCAAGGTCGCCCTCGCCCACATCGGCGCCGGCGACTACCAGGCCGCCGTCGACATCCTGGAACGGGTCCGTCTGCCCATCGACGAGGCATGGCCGCACGAGGTCTACGGGCACGCCCTGATGAGCGTCTCCCGCTACGACGAGGCCAGGGCCCAGCTCCTGCTGGCCACCGCCGCCCCCAACCGGGCCGCCACCGCCTTCGCCCGCCTCGCCCAGATCGCCTGGGTGCACGGCGACGACGACCGGGCCCGCGCCCACGCCACCGCCGGACTCACCGTCGACCCGACCCACCGCGCCTCCCGCCTCTGGCACCAGCGCACCGTCGGCGTCCCCGCCCAGCCCGCCGGCCGCCCCGAGGACCAGCTCGCGCACGTCGCGTTCTACATGGACCGCCAGGGCAACGCCGGCGACAAGCTGCTCCCGGAGAGCGTCCGGCTCGCCTTCGGCCCCGACACCGGCCCGCGCCGCTGGCACTCCGTCCACGCCCACCGGCTCTTCGACGAGGCCGCCCTCGAACGCGTCAACGCCCGCCGGGGCCTGGTCATCGGCGGCGGCGGACTCTTCATCCCGGACACCATGCCCAACGGCAACAGCGCCTGGCAGTGGAACGTCCCCGACGACCTGCTCGCCCGCGTCGACGTGCCGATCGCCGTCTACGCCGTCGGCTTCAACGCCTTCGACGGCCAGTCCTACCGCGCCGAACGCTTCCGCTCCTCGCTGCGGCTGCTCGTCGAACGGTCGGCGTTCTTCGGCCTGCGCAACCACGGCTCCATCGAGAAGGTCCGGGCGATGCTCCCCGCCCGCCTCCACGACAAGGTCCGCTTCCAGCCCTGCCCCACCACCGTCACCCGCCACCTGATCGACGGCTGGCAGGACCCGGTCGCCCGCGAGGACACCATCCTCCTCAACGCCGCCTACGACCGCGCGGGCCTGCGCTTCGGCCACGACTACGGCCACTTCCTCGCCCAGATGGCCCAGGCCGTCCGCGACCTCGGCGCACTGGCCGAGGTGAAGTGCGCGGCGCACTCCCTGGACGACGAGAAGCTCGCCTTCGACCTGCGCCGCGAGCACGGCGTGTCGCTGCCCGTCATCCCGATGTACGACTTCGCCAACGACGAGATCCGCGACCTCTACGCCCGCACCAAGCTGGTCATCGGCATGCGCGGCCACGCGGGCATGATCCCGTTCGGCTGCGGCACCCCGATCATCAGCCTCATCTCGCACCCCAAGATGGCGTACTTCCTGCGCGACATCGACCGCCCCGAATGGGGTGTCTCGGTGCACGACCGCGATCTCGCCGCCGTCCTCGTGGAACGCGCCCGCGACCTCCTCGCCGACCACGACCGCACCGTCGCCGACGTGCACGGGCGGCAGCAGGAGCTGTGGAAGACCACCGAGGCCAACGCGGCCGATCTGCGCGCCCTGCTGGGCGGCTGACCCCGTGGCGACGACGGCCGCCCCGGCCGGCGCGCCCGCCGCGCCCCGCGTCCGCCGGTCACCCCTGTGGTGGCCGGCGGCCGCCGTCACGGCCGCGGCGGCCGTCGCGTACACCCTGCTCACCCGCCGCCTCTCCGGCGACCTCCAGTACGTGCTGGGCGCCCTGCGCCTCGGCGGCGACGCCGGCTACTCCCCGTCGGAGGTCTTCACCCACCGCCCCTTCTTCTACCGGTGGTTCGTCGCCCTCCTCGACCTGCCGACGGCCGGCGGGGCCGCCGTACGGGAGACGGTCATCGGCGTCGAGGGCGCGCTCGTCGCGGCCGCCGCCGCCCTCGCCCTGTACGCGGCGCTGCTGCGCCGGGTCACCGCCCGCGAGGCCGCCGTCACCGCCGGAGCCACCGGACTCGCCCTGGTGCTGGCCCCGCGCACCGACTTCCTCCAGCCCGAGTGGACCGCCGTACTCCTCGCGGTGCTCGGCGTCGCCGCCGCCCTCGGCGTGCGCCGCCCCTGGCCCGCCGCCCTGCTCGCCGCGCTCCCGCTGGGCCTCGCGGTGATGATGAAGTACTCCACCGCCTCCACGGCCGCCTTCGCCGTCCTGCTGGTCTGGCTCGCCGACCGGGGCCGGGCGCTCCGCGTCGCCCTGGCCGCCGTCCCCGCGGCGGCGGCCCTCTTCGGGCTGAGCGTGCTCCTCGGCTCCCACGAGTGGCAGTGGACCGAGGACATGCCCCGGATCAACCAGTCCGCGCTCGGCCGCACCGGCCTGCGCCCCGGCGAGGTCCTCGCGCACTCCGTGAGCTTCCTCGCCGACCGGGCCCTGCTCAGCCCGGTGCTCCTGCTGCTGCCCGGCGCGCTGCTGCTGCTCCTGGCCCGCACCCGGGGCCGCGCCCGCCGTCTCGAACTCCTCGCCGTGGCCGCCCTCGTCGGCTCCGGCTCGCTCGCCGTGGTGATCGTGCAGGGCAACTGGTTCCCGTACCACGCGGTGCAGTTGACCGTGGCGGCCGCCGCGGCCTGGGGCCTCGCGGTCGGAGGCACCACCGGTCCGCCCCCCTGGCGCTTCGGCGCCGTCTCCCTCGCCTACGGCGCCCTGCCCGTGCTCTACCCGCACGCCCCCGGCGGCCTCCAACGGCCGGCCACGGTGTGGGCGCTCGGGCTCCTCGCCCTCCTCGCGGCGGCCGCGGACGTACGACGGCGGCGCCCGGCGCCCGCCCGGACGGCGGCGCTCGTGACGCTCGCGGGCGTGGTCTGCCTGGCCGCGCCGGTCTGGCCGGGCTCCCCGCATCTGGTCCGGCACGGCAAGGTCACCGCCACCAACGCGGCGTTCCTGCGCGAGACGGCCCACGAGGAGGCGGAGGCCGCACGGCTGCGCGCGCGGATCCCGGCGGGGGCGCGGGTGCTGTACCTGGCCTTCGGCGACACGGCGTACTACGTGGACCGCCCGGCCCGCTGCCGCTACCCGATCGCCACCTTCCTCCAGCGCTCCCGCTTCCTCCCCGATGTCGCCGCACTGCCGTCCTTCGCCGAGAACGCCGACTGCGTCGACCACGACCCGGCCCCCTACGCGATCCTCGACCGCGCCTGGTTCCGGCTCGCCTTCGTCGACCCCGGCCTGCGCGCCCGGGTGCGGGCGACGTACGCCTGCCCGCCCCCGTCGCCGGACACCCCGACCGTGGTGTGCACCCGCCGCTGACCGGGCGGGGTCAGCGCAGCCCGAGGGACGCGGTCACCCGGCGCGCCATCTCCACCGCGTAGCTCTGGCCCCGGTCCTGCGGGTGTATCTGGGCCATCGTGGCCAGCGTGACCCGGCTCATCGGCGTCTCGTGCGCCGGGATCAGCTCCCGGTAGCGCGGGGTGACGACGGGCTGGGCGAACCCGGCCTTCGAGAAGTGCCAGTCCTTGATCCAGGACATCTCGAACTCCGGGTTGATCCGCCGCAGATACGGCAGGAACGTGCGCAGCAGCTCGCCCGGTTCGGTGGTGAACCGCGGGTCCTCGCGCTCCACGTAGTTGCCGACGTAGAGGACGTGCCGTCCGCCGTACACCGCCGGGTCGATCATCCGGGTGTGCTCGACGACGGCGAGGAAGGGGAAGTCCGGTTCGTTGATGTTGAGCCAGTAGTACGGGATCGCGCTGCGGTCCAGCTCCAGGACGAAGCAGGTCGCGCCCAGATACCGGTTCTGCCGCACCGCGCTGTCGGCGGGCAGCCCGGCCGCCTCCGCGAAGGCCGGCTGCGGAGTGGTGACGATCAGCCGGTCGAAGCGGTACGTCGAACCGTCCGCGCAGCTCACGACCGGCGTGTCGCCCTCCTGCCGGATGCGCCGCACCGCCTTGCCGAACTCCACCTTGCCGCCGCGCTCCTGGACGCCGTCGCGCAGCGCCGCGTAGACCCGCTCGAACCCGCCGTCCACATAGCCCAGTTCGAAGGTCCGGCAGTGCACACGGGCCCACAGCCAGGCCATCGACACCTCCTCGGCGCGGTCGCCGAACTTGCCGCGCAGCAGCGGCTCCCAGATCGCCGCCGTGGCCCTGCGCCCGGCGTACCGGCGCAGCCAGGCCAGGGCGGTGACGTCGTTGTAGCGCCTCCCGCCGTCGCGGACCGCCTTCAGCACCGCCGACGATCCGGCGAACCGCACGGCGTCCAGCGGCGAGAACTCCGGGAAGCGCAGCATGTCGAACGGCGTGCTGAAGTCGATGAGTTCGCCGCCCCGGTAGATGCCGGTGGTCGTCCGGTGGAAGCGCAGCGCGTCCCCGAGCCCCAGCTCCCCGATCAGCGCGATCATGGCCTTGTCGCTGCGGAAGATGTGGTGGTAGTACCGCTCCAGGGGCACCCCGCCGACCTCCAACGAGGCGGCCAGCCCCCCGAGTTCACCGGCCGCCTCCAGCACGGTCACCTGATGCCCGGCCCGCACGGCGTCCCAGGCGGCGGTCAGCCCGGTGGCACCGGCGCCGATGATGCCGAGGTTCACGCGAAACTCCATTTTCTGTTGAGGGCGAACTGGAGCGCGAGGACCAGCGGGAGGGAGCCCGCCTTGACCGCGTTGGCGTCCAGCCCGAGCGCGTCGGTGAAGAGCAGGAAGAGCAGGTTCGTCAGGGCGATGCCGGTCAGTCCGACGGCGTAGAAGCGCAGGAAGCGCACGGCGAGCCGGTCGCGGCGGGCGAAGGTGAACCGCGCGTTGAGCGCGAAGTTGCTGGTGATGCCCAGGGTGGTGCTGAGGGCGTTGGCGAACTGCTCGTCCAGCCCTGCGCTGTTGTGCAGCAGCGCGAAGGCGAGCAGGTCGAGCGCGATGCCGCTGCCGCCGATCAGGGTGTAGCGGACGAGCTGGCGTGCGGGTGCCTCGGTGGCCGTCGGCGTGGTCGTGTCAGCGGTCACCGTCGCCGTCCTTCGCGGCGCCGGTCACCTCGCGCACCAGATACAGCGGACGGCCCTGTGCCTCGCGGTAGATGCGCCCCACGTAGCTGCCGAGCACCCCGAGGGACAGCATCTGGGTGCCGCCCAGGAACAGCACGACGACCATCAGCATCGTCCAGCCGGAGACGGTGATGTCGGGCCGGAAGAACTTCATCGCCAGCGCGTAGACGATGCCGAGCAGCGACAGCGTCAGGACCACGAAGCCGAGCCGGGTGATCAGCTTCAGCGGGGTGGTGGAGAAGCTGGTGACCCCGTCGACGGCGAGGCGGGCCATCTTGCCCAGGGGGTACTTGGTC encodes:
- a CDS encoding TetR/AcrR family transcriptional regulator C-terminal domain-containing protein, whose product is MTTGRRAPLDRKRVADTALALLNETGLDGLTLRAIAKELDVKAPALYWHFKDKQALLDEMATEMYRRMVARTRLDPGDTWQERLRKANHGLRDALLAYRDGAKVFSGSRFTGTEHAHAMEETLRLFTAAGFTLGQAVRATTTAFTYTIGFVVEEQGVQPLPDERREGYDVAERARLFADFPLTARAGAEIFTDYGTHFEEGLDIVVAGIGARYGIS
- a CDS encoding acyltransferase family protein — protein: MTQTVVNTAQESPAAAAPPQAAPPGGRLRALDGLRLLAALMVACYHYGGRGGEITHAWGASPDRVFPVLHTPFAYGCLGVQIFFVISGFVICMSGWGRSPRSFLASRAARLMPAYWVAVVLVTAVFALPVVAYEAVSPSDALVNLTLLQQPLGVDRVLGVDWTLWAEVRFYALFAVCVVLPGATRRRVLVFCAGWILAAAVAQGARQPVLDLVLMPQYAPFFVGGVGLYLVHRDRRDPYAWGITAVGFLVGQHYAVRELWNAADPDAFAHRTSFGIVAVVALGFAAVAAIALGLLERVNWRWLTAAGALTYPFYLVHEHLGWVVVETLHRRLGVPSAATFALTVVSMLVLARVLNKMVEERLTPRMRKALAAPRG
- a CDS encoding glycosyltransferase family 29 protein — encoded protein: MTRVRTLDEALRACSAHSGKLVGSLDPRRLALAEALRRLLALWAAQERTAPPVTATGILRRTKAAASGASGSGALGNDVLDALLAVGDKAVVCGYDDELRLAELITETILQQRRNSRAGQRLRGRVLEALGRPEDAADAYERYLDLTKEDGFGVRARVDGIHAATKARAELLTLLEATAPGSDRFSDGPATDVWADGLAAHTAGDHDGARARLVGALRAMDRQGAPEGEILEAFAQYLDLATAEQPRPTAELTQALARYADTRRNRMRGPVPDPLFGGVQWLSLGEFRNRIAGKSVCLIANSGSIAESSLGSEIDAYDLVVRFNSYRIDPAHTGRKTDIHVTIHKHAYNWEQPVDTRLVFGGNSPDWKYSVRNKLVPGAQRHVNDESLRWPVRALGGASTDHLTGIPTSGFNMLWLLDFLDVSPTLDLIGFDFYESGAYRLPEAMKLAITNVHAYGSEKAWVMERAQSVSDLRISLR
- a CDS encoding glycosyltransferase, with the protein product MTTSIPTPAPHTADATAPAAPVADASALTGKRRIAFASFVDENYLPGFLALLRSLALSNPDVCEDFVVLHDGLRPASVAAVRALHPRVKFRRVNAAHYDSYVKGDQDNYLVRKAYFILDVFRIRDYDTVITLDTDMVVLGPITELLTLRHGLAAVPQFFYGDKTRMLNSGLLVIQKEYLTDAFCAKIDAIGRAGTYELDKHDQGILNALLDGDFVDLDPRYNFVKRRLSGDLPVPEDTAVLHFTGRHKPWQGGEAGYGLAQERWAAFELTDAELHAAYLESGDTLHHDLLVHYGTPHVARTGDVDTARKVALAHIGAGDYQAAVDILERVRLPIDEAWPHEVYGHALMSVSRYDEARAQLLLATAAPNRAATAFARLAQIAWVHGDDDRARAHATAGLTVDPTHRASRLWHQRTVGVPAQPAGRPEDQLAHVAFYMDRQGNAGDKLLPESVRLAFGPDTGPRRWHSVHAHRLFDEAALERVNARRGLVIGGGGLFIPDTMPNGNSAWQWNVPDDLLARVDVPIAVYAVGFNAFDGQSYRAERFRSSLRLLVERSAFFGLRNHGSIEKVRAMLPARLHDKVRFQPCPTTVTRHLIDGWQDPVAREDTILLNAAYDRAGLRFGHDYGHFLAQMAQAVRDLGALAEVKCAAHSLDDEKLAFDLRREHGVSLPVIPMYDFANDEIRDLYARTKLVIGMRGHAGMIPFGCGTPIISLISHPKMAYFLRDIDRPEWGVSVHDRDLAAVLVERARDLLADHDRTVADVHGRQQELWKTTEANAADLRALLGG
- a CDS encoding NAD(P)/FAD-dependent oxidoreductase produces the protein MNLGIIGAGATGLTAAWDAVRAGHQVTVLEAAGELGGLAASLEVGGVPLERYYHHIFRSDKAMIALIGELGLGDALRFHRTTTGIYRGGELIDFSTPFDMLRFPEFSPLDAVRFAGSSAVLKAVRDGGRRYNDVTALAWLRRYAGRRATAAIWEPLLRGKFGDRAEEVSMAWLWARVHCRTFELGYVDGGFERVYAALRDGVQERGGKVEFGKAVRRIRQEGDTPVVSCADGSTYRFDRLIVTTPQPAFAEAAGLPADSAVRQNRYLGATCFVLELDRSAIPYYWLNINEPDFPFLAVVEHTRMIDPAVYGGRHVLYVGNYVEREDPRFTTEPGELLRTFLPYLRRINPEFEMSWIKDWHFSKAGFAQPVVTPRYRELIPAHETPMSRVTLATMAQIHPQDRGQSYAVEMARRVTASLGLR
- a CDS encoding GtrA family protein; protein product: MTADTTTPTATEAPARQLVRYTLIGGSGIALDLLAFALLHNSAGLDEQFANALSTTLGITSNFALNARFTFARRDRLAVRFLRFYAVGLTGIALTNLLFLLFTDALGLDANAVKAGSLPLVLALQFALNRKWSFA